A stretch of the Desulfuromonas sp. TF genome encodes the following:
- a CDS encoding cytochrome c3 family protein, with protein MRSFSWLAILLSTLFVLAACEREKPQEVPAPPTETAPPPATEEMKTPAESPPPAPGEPAQPQAGQQEGYVTPQEGERRDMQNLEVVDKNISEATGQPSAMETPVPDTGPETAVLEASMGNITFPHRAHAEREGCAACHEQTPPQKIELDQETGHKLCRGCHQERGAGPTKCTDCHKKE; from the coding sequence ATGAGATCATTTTCCTGGCTCGCCATCCTGCTGTCGACCCTGTTCGTCCTTGCCGCCTGTGAGAGAGAAAAACCGCAGGAAGTCCCGGCGCCCCCGACCGAAACCGCCCCCCCGCCGGCGACCGAAGAGATGAAAACGCCCGCCGAAAGCCCGCCGCCGGCGCCGGGAGAACCCGCACAGCCTCAGGCCGGGCAGCAGGAGGGTTACGTGACTCCACAGGAGGGGGAGCGCAGGGACATGCAGAACCTGGAAGTCGTCGACAAAAACATTTCCGAGGCGACCGGCCAGCCTTCGGCCATGGAAACACCCGTGCCGGATACGGGACCTGAAACGGCTGTCCTGGAGGCCAGTATGGGAAACATCACGTTTCCTCACAGGGCTCACGCCGAACGGGAGGGCTGCGCCGCCTGTCACGAACAGACTCCGCCACAAAAGATCGAACTCGATCAGGAAACGGGGCACAAGCTCTGCCGGGGGTGTCACCAGGAGCGTGGGGCGGGACCGACGAAATGTACGGATTGCCACAAGAAAGAATAG
- a CDS encoding AbrB/MazE/SpoVT family DNA-binding domain-containing protein, producing MLAKVTSKGQVTIPQEIRKKLGIRTEDKVDFVLEGDRVILVPVKTLRDLRGAVKAKGKGDFAGEREKAKASVARRVGEELE from the coding sequence ATGCTTGCCAAAGTAACTTCAAAGGGTCAGGTTACCATTCCGCAGGAGATTCGGAAAAAACTCGGCATCCGCACCGAGGACAAGGTCGACTTCGTTCTGGAAGGGGATCGGGTGATTCTGGTGCCGGTGAAAACCCTGCGCGACCTGCGTGGGGCGGTGAAGGCGAAAGGGAAGGGGGATTTTGCCGGGGAGCGGGAAAAAGCCAAGGCATCCGTCGCCCGGCGGGTGGGCGAGGAGCTGGAATGA
- a CDS encoding PIN domain-containing protein, which produces MTACFIDTNLFIRYLTNDDPEKAERVERLLADAAAGKVRLVTAEMVVAEMVWVLESAYGLKAADIAPLVRAILATPGLEVIGGALVERALAHYETKGVDFIDGYIVAVMERRGLTGLYSFDRKHLGRIEGIERKEP; this is translated from the coding sequence ATGACGGCCTGTTTCATCGACACCAACCTCTTCATTCGCTATCTGACCAATGACGATCCGGAAAAGGCCGAAAGGGTGGAGCGGCTGCTTGCCGATGCCGCCGCCGGCAAGGTGCGTCTGGTAACGGCGGAGATGGTGGTGGCCGAGATGGTCTGGGTGCTGGAGTCCGCCTACGGGCTGAAGGCGGCTGATATCGCTCCCCTGGTCCGCGCCATCCTCGCCACCCCCGGACTGGAGGTCATCGGCGGAGCCCTGGTCGAGCGGGCGCTGGCGCACTACGAAACCAAGGGGGTGGACTTCATCGACGGCTACATCGTCGCCGTGATGGAGCGGCGTGGACTGACGGGGCTATACTCCTTCGACAGGAAGCACCTGGGGCGCATCGAGGGGATCGAGAGGAAGGAGCCTTAG
- a CDS encoding sensor histidine kinase KdpD, with translation MSLKVATHFASAERAAAADISRQVDYFSERGLTRYLLEAVPTHLAILNGQRQIVYANRSLIDLVGEEEIFLHGRRPGEVLRCTHSDEGPGGCGTSKACSTCGAILAILSSLTGKREERECCLVRTTDGRTEVLNLMVFATPFEYQGERFTVFAVNDISHEKRRRTLERLFFHDVLNMAGGVRGFADLLRSGELVGREEVFQRIHDAAQRIIEEIEAQRTLAAAENGELRIESGSVSSRMLLEETVAFYRHHNAAGGRTIHIDDDSEEVFFESDRTLLGRVLGNMIKNALEGSQKGETVSVGCRRSPIGVEFLVHNGAVIPKESQHQIFRRSFSTKGKDRGLGTYSMKLLTEYLQGEISFTSQEEKGTLFVARYPLKLA, from the coding sequence ATGTCTCTAAAGGTCGCCACCCATTTCGCTTCCGCCGAGCGAGCCGCTGCCGCCGACATTTCGCGCCAGGTCGACTACTTCTCCGAGCGAGGCCTGACCCGGTACCTCCTCGAGGCGGTACCGACCCATCTTGCCATCCTCAACGGGCAACGGCAGATCGTCTATGCCAACCGTTCGCTCATCGATCTGGTCGGGGAAGAAGAAATATTCCTCCACGGAAGGCGTCCCGGCGAGGTCCTGCGCTGCACCCATTCCGACGAAGGGCCTGGAGGCTGCGGAACGTCGAAGGCCTGTTCCACGTGCGGAGCCATCCTGGCCATCCTATCCAGTCTGACCGGCAAGCGGGAAGAGCGCGAATGCTGCCTGGTGCGCACGACCGACGGGCGGACCGAGGTGCTGAACCTCATGGTCTTCGCCACCCCCTTCGAATACCAGGGAGAAAGATTCACCGTCTTCGCCGTCAACGACATCAGCCATGAGAAGCGTCGCCGCACCCTGGAGCGCCTTTTCTTCCATGATGTCCTCAATATGGCGGGGGGGGTGCGGGGGTTTGCGGACCTGCTGCGCAGCGGAGAGCTGGTGGGGAGGGAAGAAGTCTTTCAGCGGATACACGATGCGGCGCAGCGCATCATCGAAGAGATCGAAGCCCAGAGGACCCTTGCCGCCGCCGAAAACGGAGAACTGCGCATTGAATCGGGCTCCGTCAGCTCCCGCATGCTTCTCGAGGAGACGGTGGCGTTTTATCGCCATCACAATGCGGCCGGGGGACGCACCATCCATATCGATGACGACTCCGAGGAGGTCTTCTTCGAAAGCGATCGCACCCTTCTAGGCAGGGTCCTGGGGAACATGATCAAGAACGCCCTCGAAGGCTCTCAAAAAGGGGAGACGGTTAGCGTCGGCTGCCGGCGGTCGCCGATAGGGGTTGAATTCCTGGTGCACAATGGCGCCGTCATTCCGAAAGAATCACAACACCAGATTTTCCGCCGGTCCTTCTCCACCAAAGGAAAGGATCGGGGGCTGGGAACCTACAGCATGAAGCTGCTCACCGAATATCTTCAGGGAGAAATATCCTTCACCAGCCAGGAAGAGAAAGGAACCCTCTTCGTCGCCCGTTATCCCCTGAAGCTGGCCTGA
- a CDS encoding ferritin family protein, protein MNVFDYAMKMEMDGKSLYEKMAAESNMEGLKNIFRRLAKDEQKHYEIFQAMKGQTSTMAMEDTTVLDDSKNVFEELLGKKNALGPVSGDIDGYRHAMKLEADSFRLYEDAAAKEENKDVKALLLRIAEEEHKHFEVLENIYDFVNAPNQYLAWREFSNLDEFRNFGRDVDQ, encoded by the coding sequence ATGAACGTATTCGACTATGCCATGAAAATGGAAATGGACGGAAAATCCCTTTACGAGAAAATGGCCGCTGAAAGCAATATGGAAGGGCTCAAGAATATCTTCAGGCGGCTCGCCAAAGACGAGCAGAAACACTACGAGATTTTCCAGGCGATGAAAGGCCAGACGTCGACCATGGCCATGGAGGACACGACGGTGCTTGATGATTCGAAAAACGTCTTCGAAGAACTCCTCGGCAAAAAGAATGCTCTGGGCCCCGTCTCCGGAGATATCGACGGTTACCGTCATGCCATGAAACTCGAGGCGGACAGCTTCCGCCTTTATGAGGATGCGGCTGCGAAGGAGGAGAACAAGGATGTGAAAGCTCTTCTGCTGCGAATTGCCGAGGAAGAGCACAAGCATTTTGAGGTTCTGGAGAATATCTACGACTTTGTGAATGCCCCAAATCAGTATCTCGCCTGGCGCGAGTTCAGCAATCTTGATGAGTTCCGCAATTTCGGACGGGATGTGGATCAGTAG
- a CDS encoding AsmA family protein, whose product MNRPLKIVAVVAAILVVLVVAVLVLAKLLVTPERIRDTVLPLAQEKLQREVELGKIEVSLFSGVVLHNLVVHERGGKEGGEDEPFVAADRVVLSYQFWPLLFMRVVIDEILLETPRIRVVRFADGTFNFSDLSGPEGEKEPRGAAAEPEEEPVDLLVSEVVLSEGEVIFHDHALEADTPYRFRLSGVFANARDISLDKPFPFRMQARLNQASLEVEGEADLDDLQGRAKVLLQDLDVTAFTPYFQEYLPGKLGSLRLNLDLTAEGGREMVESKGHIALNGIELVLDAMQDTPLRNADLSLDYMVTADLQASSLEIRETKAALNGIPLHISGRVEHFAGEPAIDITARLEDLDLNAAVSAAPEDLVRPFADMNPAGTIQAQLHLAGPVAEPMKLLRDGEVHLNAIEVSSGGLRPSLTGVLNLAGDSLTAEKLLLQLGQNVAAINLRAKNLFGKPIVVRTDITSEEFLLDPLLQAAAAPAATAPPAQADEKAKEPPPTPPVELGPFDIPVTAEGSVLVGRGVYQGLTIENFELRYRLENNVLDIQKLTGRTAGGGFNQTGKIDLAKKGLAYAGRVEVSGIQTDPLISALFPKAGGTVFGTLNLTTEVNGRGTLPEAIKKNLSGKGALLLTDGKITGAGLVQGLADFLNLEELRVLQFSRADGSFTVDDGRLRLNSDLKGSNVRMEPTGSVGLDGSLNVALDMALSPELTGRLDSGGKVSRFLTDAEGWGQVPLKVTGTIGAPRFVLDTSAVKGKVQEKAREEIQKKLQKEIFDKLAPPSGEEGGKSPEPAGKQLEDTIRGLFGR is encoded by the coding sequence ATGAACAGGCCTTTAAAAATTGTCGCGGTAGTGGCCGCCATTCTGGTGGTGCTGGTCGTCGCTGTTCTGGTTCTGGCCAAATTGCTGGTCACCCCTGAGCGGATTCGTGACACGGTCCTCCCCCTGGCGCAGGAAAAGCTGCAGCGAGAGGTGGAGCTGGGCAAGATCGAAGTAAGCCTCTTCTCCGGCGTGGTTCTCCACAATCTGGTCGTGCACGAACGGGGCGGGAAGGAAGGGGGCGAGGACGAGCCCTTCGTCGCCGCCGACCGGGTGGTTTTGAGCTATCAGTTCTGGCCCCTGCTGTTCATGCGGGTGGTCATCGACGAGATTCTGCTGGAGACTCCGCGGATCCGGGTGGTCCGCTTCGCTGACGGAACCTTCAATTTCAGCGATCTTTCGGGACCGGAGGGGGAAAAGGAGCCCCGCGGGGCTGCGGCTGAGCCGGAGGAGGAGCCCGTTGATCTGTTGGTATCCGAGGTGGTCCTCTCCGAAGGTGAAGTCATTTTTCACGACCATGCCCTGGAGGCTGATACTCCTTATCGCTTCAGGCTCTCCGGGGTCTTTGCCAATGCCAGGGACATCTCCCTCGATAAACCCTTCCCGTTCCGGATGCAGGCCCGTTTAAACCAGGCCTCCCTGGAGGTGGAAGGAGAAGCCGATCTCGACGATCTGCAGGGGCGGGCCAAAGTCCTGCTCCAGGATCTGGACGTGACAGCCTTCACCCCCTACTTCCAGGAATACCTCCCGGGAAAACTCGGCTCCCTCCGGCTCAATCTCGATCTTACCGCCGAAGGGGGGCGCGAGATGGTTGAATCGAAGGGGCACATTGCTCTCAACGGGATAGAACTGGTTCTCGATGCCATGCAGGACACTCCCCTGCGCAACGCCGATCTGTCCCTTGACTACATGGTCACGGCTGACCTGCAAGCGTCCAGCCTCGAGATAAGGGAGACGAAGGCTGCCCTGAATGGAATTCCCCTTCACATCTCGGGGAGGGTGGAACACTTCGCAGGCGAACCCGCCATCGATATCACTGCCCGCCTGGAAGATCTCGATCTCAATGCCGCCGTCAGCGCCGCTCCCGAAGACCTGGTCCGTCCCTTTGCCGATATGAATCCCGCAGGCACGATCCAGGCACAACTCCATCTGGCTGGACCTGTTGCTGAGCCGATGAAGCTGCTGCGCGACGGCGAAGTGCATCTTAACGCCATCGAGGTCAGTTCCGGCGGGCTGCGCCCCTCCCTCACCGGTGTGTTGAACCTTGCCGGGGATTCCCTCACGGCCGAAAAGCTCCTTCTGCAACTCGGACAAAACGTAGCCGCTATCAACCTGCGGGCGAAAAACCTGTTCGGTAAGCCGATTGTCGTTCGCACCGATATCACCTCAGAGGAGTTTCTACTCGATCCCCTGCTGCAGGCCGCCGCTGCCCCGGCAGCGACCGCCCCTCCGGCGCAGGCAGACGAAAAAGCCAAGGAGCCGCCGCCAACCCCTCCCGTCGAACTCGGTCCTTTCGACATCCCGGTCACCGCCGAAGGTTCAGTGCTGGTCGGCCGGGGCGTCTATCAGGGATTGACCATTGAAAATTTCGAGTTGCGCTACCGTCTCGAGAACAATGTATTGGACATCCAGAAGCTCACGGGGCGGACCGCCGGCGGTGGGTTCAATCAGACCGGCAAAATCGACCTGGCAAAAAAAGGGCTCGCCTATGCGGGGCGGGTGGAAGTCTCTGGGATCCAGACCGACCCTCTCATCAGCGCCCTCTTTCCAAAGGCCGGCGGTACGGTATTCGGGACCCTCAATCTCACCACCGAGGTGAATGGCCGGGGAACATTGCCCGAAGCCATCAAGAAAAACCTCTCCGGAAAAGGCGCCCTGCTGCTCACCGACGGCAAAATCACCGGCGCCGGACTGGTTCAGGGGTTGGCCGACTTCCTTAATCTGGAAGAACTCAGGGTGCTGCAGTTCAGCCGGGCAGACGGAAGCTTCACGGTCGACGATGGACGGCTGCGCCTGAACAGCGATCTGAAAGGGAGCAATGTGCGAATGGAGCCGACCGGGTCTGTCGGGCTCGACGGCTCACTTAATGTGGCGCTGGACATGGCGCTCTCTCCCGAGCTTACCGGCAGGCTCGACAGCGGCGGAAAGGTCTCCCGATTCCTGACCGATGCCGAGGGATGGGGGCAGGTCCCTCTGAAGGTGACCGGAACCATCGGGGCGCCTCGCTTCGTCCTGGACACCTCTGCGGTCAAGGGGAAGGTCCAGGAGAAGGCACGGGAGGAAATCCAGAAGAAGCTGCAGAAGGAAATTTTCGACAAGCTGGCTCCGCCTTCCGGAGAAGAAGGGGGGAAAAGTCCTGAACCGGCTGGGAAACAGCTGGAAGATACCATCAGGGGTCTGTTCGGCAGGTGA
- a CDS encoding EVE domain-containing protein yields the protein MKSEPTCFSFDDLGGCPDGIEHWDGVRNFQARNLLRDEIRVGDGVLFYHSNVREPAIVGVARVVRQGYPDHTALDPRSDHFDPRASDDNPIWYMVDVQYVLPLPHPLTREELRAHPLLAGMGVLKRGNRLSVQPVSTQEWRTVLDLGGVKDPLNARTADTTLI from the coding sequence ATGAAATCGGAACCGACCTGTTTTTCATTCGATGATCTCGGCGGTTGTCCCGACGGCATCGAGCACTGGGACGGGGTGCGCAACTTCCAAGCTCGAAACCTGTTGCGGGACGAGATCAGGGTCGGCGACGGGGTTCTTTTCTATCACAGCAACGTCCGGGAGCCGGCCATCGTAGGAGTGGCCCGAGTGGTGCGCCAGGGGTATCCCGACCATACCGCCCTCGATCCCCGCTCCGATCATTTCGATCCCCGAGCCAGCGACGACAATCCCATCTGGTACATGGTGGACGTGCAGTACGTCCTTCCCCTTCCGCATCCCTTGACCCGCGAGGAGTTGCGCGCTCACCCTCTCCTGGCCGGGATGGGGGTGCTTAAAAGGGGAAATCGTCTTTCGGTCCAGCCGGTGAGCACTCAGGAGTGGCGGACGGTGCTCGATCTCGGCGGAGTGAAGGATCCCTTGAATGCCCGGACTGCAGACACAACTCTGATTTGA
- a CDS encoding ferritin family protein yields the protein MTGIEDYSGFEVIRAAMEVEKNGHRFYAAMVEKAKSPLAKEIFTWLAQDEVQHLKTLERLVPKYEEGAFWANEEEFLPYLRRFSDREIFPSPERLIQVLQSENSDLQALDLAIEAEERFAEYFHAAARNARTEEGKEAFTWLAGEEDRHAAALKDRKAKILAG from the coding sequence ATGACAGGTATTGAGGATTACAGTGGATTCGAAGTCATCCGGGCGGCCATGGAAGTGGAAAAGAACGGCCACCGGTTCTATGCAGCCATGGTGGAGAAGGCCAAAAGCCCCCTGGCCAAGGAGATTTTCACCTGGCTCGCGCAGGACGAAGTTCAGCACCTGAAAACTCTGGAAAGGCTGGTCCCCAAGTACGAGGAGGGAGCCTTCTGGGCCAACGAAGAGGAGTTTCTCCCTTATCTGCGCCGTTTCTCCGACCGCGAGATCTTCCCCTCTCCCGAGCGGCTCATTCAAGTGCTTCAGTCCGAGAATTCAGACCTGCAGGCGCTTGATCTGGCCATTGAGGCCGAGGAGAGGTTTGCCGAGTACTTCCATGCCGCCGCCCGCAACGCCCGCACCGAAGAAGGGAAGGAAGCCTTCACCTGGTTGGCAGGCGAAGAAGACCGCCACGCCGCCGCTCTCAAGGATCGCAAGGCGAAGATTCTGGCCGGGTAA
- the hcp gene encoding hydroxylamine reductase, with product MFCYQCEQVANGGCTKIGVCGKQPDVAALQDQLIYAMKGIAFWADKAREKGATDQAIDRFMLDGLFATVTNVDFDAEDVAKLVRHAAAALNDAKALFEKANGGPFNGAVPEAAKPFKAGSTAELVALGQLHGVKDDSIDPDVKSVQEILIYGIKGYAAYAHHALVIGLENDEIYAHTHKFLAATLDKNLGLMDFVGLAMECGRINLVTMELLNKANTDSYGHPVPTPVQLGTKAGKAILVSGHDLRMLEELLKQTEGTGVNVYTHGEMLPAHGYPGLKKYAHLAGNFGGAWQDQAKEFADFPGAIIFNTNCIQRPADVYKDRLFTWGLVQWPDVAHVEGWDFSAVIKKAQEHAGFAENPGQEILTGFGHNAVLGVADKVIDAVKAGQIRHFFLVGGCDGAKSGRNYYTEFAEKAPKDTVILTLACGKYRFNKLDFGDIGGIPRLLDVGQCNDAYSAIQIAVALAGAFECDVNDLPLSLVLSWYEQKAVAILLTLLHLGIKNIKIGPSLPAFVTPNVLNFLVENFNIGPITTAEEDLKQILG from the coding sequence ATGTTCTGTTATCAATGTGAGCAGGTCGCAAACGGCGGCTGCACCAAAATCGGGGTCTGCGGCAAACAGCCGGATGTCGCCGCCCTGCAGGATCAGCTGATTTACGCGATGAAGGGAATCGCCTTCTGGGCCGACAAGGCTCGGGAGAAAGGCGCCACGGACCAGGCGATCGATCGCTTCATGCTCGACGGCCTTTTCGCCACCGTGACAAACGTCGACTTCGACGCCGAGGACGTGGCCAAGCTGGTCCGTCATGCCGCCGCCGCCCTCAATGATGCCAAGGCTCTCTTCGAGAAGGCCAACGGAGGCCCCTTCAACGGCGCCGTTCCCGAAGCGGCCAAACCTTTCAAAGCCGGCAGCACCGCCGAACTGGTCGCTCTCGGGCAGTTGCACGGGGTCAAGGACGACAGCATCGACCCGGACGTCAAGAGCGTTCAGGAGATCCTCATCTACGGTATCAAGGGGTACGCCGCCTACGCTCACCACGCCCTGGTGATCGGTCTGGAGAACGACGAGATCTATGCCCATACCCACAAGTTCCTCGCCGCCACCCTCGACAAGAACCTCGGCCTGATGGACTTCGTCGGTCTCGCCATGGAATGCGGCCGCATCAACCTGGTCACCATGGAGCTGCTCAACAAGGCGAACACCGACAGCTACGGCCATCCGGTTCCGACCCCCGTTCAGCTCGGCACCAAGGCCGGCAAGGCGATCCTCGTCTCCGGTCACGATCTGCGCATGCTGGAGGAACTCCTCAAGCAGACCGAGGGGACCGGAGTCAACGTCTACACCCACGGTGAGATGCTCCCCGCCCACGGCTACCCGGGACTGAAGAAATATGCCCACCTGGCCGGCAACTTCGGCGGCGCCTGGCAGGATCAGGCCAAGGAATTCGCCGACTTCCCCGGGGCCATCATCTTCAATACCAACTGCATCCAGCGCCCGGCCGATGTCTATAAGGACCGCCTCTTCACCTGGGGACTGGTTCAGTGGCCCGATGTCGCCCACGTCGAAGGGTGGGATTTCTCCGCCGTGATCAAGAAAGCCCAGGAACACGCCGGCTTCGCTGAAAACCCCGGCCAGGAGATTCTTACCGGCTTCGGCCACAACGCCGTCCTCGGCGTAGCCGACAAGGTCATCGATGCGGTCAAGGCCGGCCAGATCCGCCACTTCTTCCTCGTCGGCGGCTGCGACGGCGCCAAAAGCGGCCGCAACTATTACACCGAGTTTGCCGAAAAGGCTCCCAAGGACACCGTCATCCTCACCCTGGCCTGCGGCAAGTACCGCTTCAACAAGCTCGACTTCGGCGACATCGGCGGCATACCGCGCCTGCTCGACGTCGGCCAGTGCAACGACGCCTACAGCGCCATCCAGATCGCCGTGGCCCTGGCGGGCGCCTTCGAATGCGACGTCAACGATCTGCCCCTGTCCCTGGTTCTTTCCTGGTACGAGCAGAAAGCGGTGGCGATCCTGCTGACCCTGCTGCACCTGGGGATCAAGAACATCAAGATCGGCCCCTCGCTGCCGGCGTTCGTTACGCCCAACGTTCTCAACTTCCTGGTGGAGAACTTTAACATCGGACCCATCACCACTGCCGAAGAGGACCTCAAGCAGATCCTCGGCTAA
- the rtcA gene encoding RNA 3'-terminal phosphate cyclase has product MIEIDGSRGEGGGQVLRSALTLAVLTGRAVRIGNIRAGRKKPGLMAQHLQAVRAAAAVSGARVEGDRQGSQVLDFEPGPVKPGEYRFDIGTAGAATLVLQTVILPLAAAGGESHAAVTGGTHVPWSPSYHYLERVWIPCLQRLGVKAEIRMSRAGFYPRGGGMVSAVIRPGLPAQPLRLVDSGRLLRIKILSTVANLDESIAGRQSRQARMRLEGCGAPTEVEQFRMSAASPGSMLMIQGDFEASRCGYAALGERGKPAERVADEAVDAFLRFSASGAAVDEYLADQMLIPLALVPGTSELRTARVTRHLLTNAWVIGKFLPVKIEIEGEEGKVGLVRLRRKQ; this is encoded by the coding sequence ATGATCGAGATCGACGGATCGCGGGGGGAGGGGGGTGGGCAGGTGCTTCGCAGCGCGCTGACCCTTGCCGTGCTCACCGGCAGGGCCGTGCGGATCGGGAACATCCGGGCGGGGCGGAAAAAGCCGGGGTTGATGGCCCAGCACCTGCAGGCGGTGCGCGCCGCGGCTGCGGTGAGCGGGGCGCGGGTGGAGGGGGACCGGCAGGGGTCGCAGGTCCTGGATTTCGAACCGGGGCCCGTGAAACCGGGGGAATACCGGTTCGACATCGGAACCGCCGGGGCCGCCACCCTCGTGCTGCAGACGGTGATCCTTCCCCTAGCGGCCGCGGGCGGCGAATCGCACGCCGCCGTCACCGGCGGCACCCACGTTCCCTGGAGCCCGTCCTATCACTACCTTGAGAGGGTCTGGATTCCCTGCCTGCAGCGGCTGGGAGTGAAGGCGGAGATCCGCATGTCCCGGGCCGGTTTTTATCCCCGGGGTGGAGGCATGGTGAGTGCCGTCATCCGTCCCGGACTTCCCGCCCAACCATTGCGCCTGGTAGACTCCGGTCGCCTGTTGAGAATCAAGATTCTCTCGACGGTGGCCAATCTCGACGAGTCGATCGCCGGGCGGCAGAGCCGGCAGGCACGGATGCGGCTGGAGGGTTGCGGCGCGCCCACCGAGGTAGAGCAGTTCAGAATGAGCGCGGCAAGTCCGGGGTCGATGCTCATGATCCAGGGCGACTTCGAGGCTTCCCGCTGCGGCTACGCCGCCCTGGGGGAACGAGGGAAACCGGCCGAGCGGGTCGCCGACGAGGCGGTCGATGCCTTCCTGCGATTTTCGGCCTCCGGAGCCGCCGTCGACGAGTACCTCGCCGACCAGATGCTCATTCCCCTTGCACTGGTGCCCGGAACGTCCGAGCTACGCACGGCTCGCGTGACCAGGCACCTGCTTACCAACGCCTGGGTGATCGGGAAGTTCCTACCTGTGAAGATTGAGATCGAGGGGGAGGAGGGGAAGGTCGGGTTGGTGCGTTTGAGGAGGAAGCAGTGA
- a CDS encoding four helix bundle protein has protein sequence MAEKIASFRDLRVYARALELQRQIFEISKTFPKAETYSLTDQVRRSARSIGANIAEAWQKRRYPLHFVSKLSDSDGEQAETQHWIQTAFECSYLSADQCTHLLEICKDIGRMLGSMMENPEPFCRRYSKGQRTANS, from the coding sequence ATGGCTGAGAAAATCGCGAGCTTTCGGGATCTGCGCGTTTATGCGCGGGCCCTGGAGTTGCAGAGACAAATCTTCGAGATAAGCAAGACCTTCCCCAAGGCGGAGACCTATTCTCTGACGGACCAGGTTCGCCGCTCGGCCCGGTCGATCGGGGCCAACATCGCCGAAGCCTGGCAGAAGCGCCGCTACCCCCTTCACTTCGTCAGCAAGCTCTCCGATTCGGACGGCGAACAAGCAGAAACCCAGCATTGGATCCAGACCGCCTTCGAGTGCTCTTACCTCTCTGCGGACCAATGCACCCATCTCCTTGAAATTTGCAAGGATATCGGCCGCATGCTCGGGAGTATGATGGAGAATCCCGAACCTTTCTGCCGGCGATACTCCAAAGGCCAGAGGACGGCAAATTCCTGA